Proteins from one Podospora pseudocomata strain CBS 415.72m chromosome 4, whole genome shotgun sequence genomic window:
- a CDS encoding hypothetical protein (EggNog:ENOG503P0SY; COG:S), translating into MVKRKRGDDDSSLNVSAVFFKHRDEVFRAIKNAKGRERQRQSKRLKDAKSTPDKKARIEKEIVVLNSLDLHQTAHAHLCSSLLRVKSIAEHEKLPNEIKSGVPKPELTEEERAALHNVTSALYSHAGVKDAVAKALEDVCKALGVSVPEKKGRGKKERLEEKEGVKETSEPKKAKSDKKEKKEKDTKQDKVKDLPVADDSEGEDEDINYGEDVDETVVSRMADLLGSSSEDEDDEEEKMKLAKRQTKTKKALPKELDPMEITSDEEGGDEADSDDDSDDDLDPMQITDDEADEENDNEESEDEFGGFSDSNQSSASDSDSEEEKEEEDQQSDASSSAQSPPPKKSKRAAKVEVNGSTFLPSLMGGYISGSESASDVDLAPTRKNRRGQRARQAIWEKKFKEQAKHLKKQQEKRDSGWDLKRGAVDGDNKPWKKGIKNPFKATGANDVAVKKEEEPPKKDRKRDDLGTLHPSWEARRLAKEKEKLTAPFEGKKITFD; encoded by the exons ATCGCGACGAGGTCTTCCGCGCCATCAAGAACGCCAAAGGCCGCGAGCGCCAGCGACAGAGCAAACGGTTGAAGGATGCGAAGTCGACCCCGGATAAGAAGGCGAGGATAGAGAAGGAGATTGTTGTTCTTAAC TCCCTGGACCTTCACCAAACCGCCCATGCCCACCTTTGCTCGTCCCTCCTCCGAGTCAAGAGTATCGCCGAACATGAGAAGTTGCCAAACGAGATCAAAAGCGGTGTGCCGAAACCTGAGCTcaccgaggaggaaagaGCGGCGTTGCACAATGTCACCAGCGCGCTGTACAGTCATGCGGGTGTGAAAGATGCGGTTGCTAAGGCGCTGGAAGATGTCTGCAAGGCGCTGGGTGTTTCCGTtccggagaagaagggcaggggaaagaaggagaggcttgaagagaaggagggagtaAAAGAAACGTCAGAgccgaagaaggcgaagagcgacaagaaggaaaagaaagagaaggataCCAAACaggacaaggtcaaggacctCCCAGTAGCAGATGAcagcgagggagaggacgaggacatcAACTACGGAGAAGATGTAGACGAAACTGTCGTCTCCCGCATGGCCGACCTCCTCGGCTCAAGCtcagaagacgaagacgacgaagaagagaaaaTGAAGCTCGCAAAAcgccaaaccaaaacaaagaAAGCACTACCAAAAGAGCTGGATCCAATGGAAATCACGTCCGACGAAGAAGGTGGCGACGAGGCAGATTCTGACGACGATTCCGATGACGACCTCGACCCGATGCAAATAACCGACGATGAGGCCGACGAAGAAAACGACAATGAAGAAAGCGAGGACGAATTTGGCGGCTTCAGTGATTCCAACCAAAGCTCAGCCAgtgacagcgacagcgaagaagaaaaggaagaggaagaccaACAAAGCGACGCCTCGTCATCGGCACAGTCTCCGCCGCCAAAGAAGAGCAAAAGAGCCGCCAAGGTCGAAGTAAACGGCTCAACCTTTCTGCCGTCCCTAATGGGAGGCTACATTTCGGGCTCGGAATCAGCCTCGGACGTCGACCTCGCTCCCACCCGCAAGAACCGCCGTGGTCAGCGGGCGAGACAGGCCATCTGGGAAAAGAAGTTTAAGGAACAGGCCAAACACCTtaagaagcagcaggaaaAGCGGGATTCGGGCTGGGATCTGAAGAGGGGTGCTGTGGATGGAGACAACAAGCCGTGGAAGAAGGGTATCAAGAACCCCTTCAAAGCTACGGGTGCGAACGATGTggctgtcaagaaggaggaggagccgccgAAGAAGGATAGGAAAAGAGATGATCTTGGCACGTTGCATCCCAGttgggaggcgaggaggttggccaaggagaaggagaagcttACTGCTCCGTTTGAGGGGAAGAAGATCACTTTTGACTAA
- a CDS encoding hypothetical protein (EggNog:ENOG503PABT), protein MVFKQSAKEENMSTLVTWRHPDLRFVPGVRVVVEESEEESGEEGSESGSEEGEGEEEEEEEEEEEEEGEGGDDDNELPGAMLDTLMGILTRTPQKAVVKYAKPFPFEKLPGFIQLDIFMKVLFKDGQLIHCVSRLDAFHPPSTFPPEEELERRSGLRHFFFWGPEKDCCVNTDGHEPAEVLALLQVSKRFLFLGTHVFYGLNTFAFSSLGEFHRFCQGSGVARVERIQHVEIVWTGNQHLTAPTYRRVAANGEEVGAPMVPFSRRTHALSWLVDMKRLKTLVVHINESQKSCMRRGTEHPAMKRLLGNKTKGQPNYRMNRALRTVQGVNYIYQLRGMERVKWYDLNKAVRSGGGVRHKVEDWSFERDIETVVAMPKVPIRAEGSRLEKLRRLVGRGSFEDDEEDGDRGDGGGGGGGGGGGGGVGNGGGSDSGGGGAGASQGQWKPPEKDWELVRDTYSLGNGRCSYDELREGESRGYDADVASFALGSNRGGGRRRGGGMARGRRSGSVATHTTTTGYISNLSTRISNLSSRLSQLHSNSSNIARPPSIAHSRAILPLFVGSSDDDSELVILDSRPMSFNRTTEAADGERLRAMLDDLPPANPSAQGSMQTPHSTAPRRSTTTSSLFVSGYNTPLIKNSSTPTPQAPPRTPSMSALPPGIAQPPSGGLFVTPRPSAPTPPRLAPSTPSIKRESSTPVPIIHPSRSGEQIDLTQDDDASEIVDLTEQNDEDTDDDKDSVISSDSDDDSDNEEDTPDANQLRTPPPSSRKKRGLDDAGGEDEGSPSKRARNE, encoded by the coding sequence ATGGTTTTTAAGCAGAgtgccaaggaggagaacATGAGTACGCTGGTTACTTGGAGGCATCCTGATTTGAGGTTTGTGCCGGGggtgcgggtggtggtggaggaaagTGAAGAGGAgagtggtgaggagggaagTGAGAGTgggagtgaggagggagagggtgaggaggaggaggaggaggaggaggaggaggaggaggagggggaaggaggtgatgatgacaacgAGCTGCCAGGAGCAATGCTGGACACCCTGATGGGCATATTGACACGCACCCCTCAGAAGGCTGTCGTCAAGTACGCCAAGCCCTTCCCCTTTGAGAAGCTCCCCGGGTTCATCCAGCTTGACATCTTCATGAAAGTCCTCTTCAAAGACGGTCAGCTGATCCACTGCGTCTCCCGACTGGAcgccttccaccccccttccaccttcccccccgaGGAAGAGCTGGAGCGACGGTCTGGACTGCGgcacttcttcttctggggcCCGGAAAAAGACTGCTGCGTCAACACCGACGGCCACGAACCCGCCGAGGTGCTCGCTTTACTCCAAGTCTCCAAACGGTTCCTCTTTCTGGGCACGCACGTCTTCTACGGGCTCAACACCTTTGCCTTTTCATCCCTGGGCGAGTTTCATCGCTTCTGTCAGGGGAGCGGGGttgcgagggtggagaggatcCAGCATGTTGAGATTGTCTGGACGGGCAACCAGCACCTCACGGCACCGACATACAGGCGGGTGGCGGCgaatggcgaggaggttggcgcGCCCATGGTGCCGTTCTCGCGGAGGACTCACGCGTTGAGCTGGCTGGTTGATatgaagaggttgaagacgCTGGTGGTGCATATCAATGAGTCGCAGAAGAGTTGTATGCGGAGGGGGACGGAGCACCCGGCTATGAAGAGGCTGCTGGGGAACAAGACCAAGGGGCAGCCTAATTACAGGATGAACAGGGCTTTGAGGACGGTTCAGGGGGTGAATTATATTTACCAGCTCAGGGGGATGGAGCGGGTGAAGTGGTATGATTTGAACAAAGCGGTCCGTtcgggtggtggggtgagGCACAAGGTGGAGGATTGGAGTTTTGAGAGGGATATTGAGACTGTGGTCGCCATGCCCAAGGTGCCAATTAGGGCCGAGGGGAGTCGGTTagagaagctgaggaggctggttggaaggggttcgtttgaggatgatgaggaggatggcgataggggtgatggtggaggaggaggaggaggaggaggaggaggaggaggagtagggaatggtggtgggagtgatagcggtggtggcggagctGGTGCGAGCCAGGGCCAGTGGAAGCCACCCGAGAAAGACTGGGAGCTCGTGAGGGATACTTACAGTCTGGGGAACGGCCGGTGCTCGTACGATGAGCTCAGAGAGGGAGAAAGTAGGGGGTATGATGCCGATGTGGCCAGCTTCGCGCTGGGAAGCAAcaggggtggaggaagaagaagaggaggtggaatgGCTAGAGGGAGGCGTTCAGGGAGCGTTGCAACGCACACAACCACTACAGGCTACATATCGAACCTATCCACCAGGATCTCAAACCTGTCATCCAGGCTCTCACAACTCCACTCCAACTCTTCAAACATTGCTCGCCCTCCCTCGATTGCCCACTCCAGGGCCATCTTGCCGCTCTTTGTAGGCAGCTCAGATGACGACAGCGAGCTGGTCATCCTAGACTCGAGGCCCATGTCCTTCAACAGAACCACCGAAGCCGCCGACGGAGAGCGCTTACGAGCCATGCTAGACGACCTTCCCCCCGCCAACCCCTCTGCTCAAGGTAGCATGCAAACCCCCCATTCAACAGCCCCAAGAcgctccaccaccacttcttccCTCTTCGTCAGCGGCTACAACACCCCTCTTATCAAAAACTCCAGCACACCAACTCCTCAAGCTCCCCCAAGAACCCCCTCAATGTCAGCCTTGCCCCCTGGCATCGCCCAACCCCCCAGCGGCGGGCTCTTCGTCACCCCTCGCCCCTCcgctcccactcctccccgcctggcaccatcaacaccctccatAAAACGGGAGTCAtccacccccgtccccatAATCCACCCCTCTAGGTCAGGGGAGCAGATCGATCTCACCCAGGACGACGACGCGTCCGAAATCGTGGATTTGACCGAGCAAAACGACGAGGACACCGACGATGACAAGGACAGTGTCATCTCCAGCGATAGTGACGATGATTCCGACAACGAGGAGGACACGCCCGATGCGAACCAGCTCAGAACACCACCTCCTAGCTCACGCAAGAAGCGGGGGCTCGATGATGCAGGGGGTGAGGACGAGGGTAGCCCCAGTaagagggcgaggaatgAATAA
- the HSE1 gene encoding ESCRT-0 subunit protein hse1 (COG:U; EggNog:ENOG503NU90), which translates to MFRAAAAGPYDEAINKATDENLTSEDWGAIMEVCDRVASDANGSKDAVQSMIKRLAHRNANVQLYTLEVANALSQNCGKNMHRELSSRAFTDALLKLANDRNTHNQVKAKILERMKDWSDMFKSDPDLGIMYDAYYRLKQSNPTLHPPSAPQKNSLTEVDRQKEEEELQMALKLSLQEEERKKGKGVGGSSSAAAGPSGSAGAGQQQQQQQQQQQEEVAAPIQPVASGTTAATVSRVRALYDFLPSEPGELEFKKGDVIAVLESVYKDWWRGSLKGKTGIFPLNYVEKLTDPTPDELQREAQMEAEVFAEIKNVEKLLTLLSASNTGPREEDNEEISKLYHQTLAIRPKLIKLIEKYSQKKDDFTQLNEKFIKARRDYEALLESSMSHPPGPTYHQYAMRPQIPGGYPPAGQGYASGPSGPQDPQRFYTPAPAQQESSQYPPSSPSPNFQRPPQTGTPAPVYFAGAEIPSQPNQAPPQAPQQQAPPQPPQQQQAPQQQQGYPQRPNEQRVPSSGQQPAPIQTSVSPPPQGQYTAYQSPSTGGPGGNPRPQSYGGPQELSTSVYDSPVAAHHNPSGSYASFYSANNNDDPYAAASPSAPSAPSAPGAPPPAVPGGVQTNPYYAAAANAGGQYGGEGYGGAPDSPYTSRPAVPVTTMSPPPLKPSGPAFDARQGLPSRIGEGAAGAGGGAAAGGGGGEGRYKAYVPPSAQVAGGGDDAAGNYYRGAGY; encoded by the exons ATGTTCcgagcggcggcggccgggCCGTATGATGAGGCCATTA ACAAGGCCACGGATGAGAATCTTACTTCCGAGGACTGGGGAGCCATCATGGAGGTTTGCGACCGGGTAGCAAGCGATGCCAATGGGAGCAAGGATGCGGTGCAGAGCATGATTAAGAGGCTGGCTCATCGGAATGCGAATGTGCAGTTGTATACTCTTGAG GTCGCAAACGCCCTCTCCCAAAACTGTGGAAAGAACATGCACCGCGAGCTCTCCTCCCGCGCGTTTACCGATGCCCTTCTCAAACTGGCCAACGACCGGAACACGCACAATCAAGTCAAGGCGAAGATTctggagaggatgaaggaCTGGAGCGACATGTTCAAGTCTGATCCGGATCTGGGGATCATGTACGATGCTTACTATCGCCTGAAGCAGAGCAACCCCACGCTGCACCCTCCTAGCGCGCCGCAGAAGAATAGCTTGACCGAGGTGGATAGgcagaaggaagaggaggagttgcaGATGGCGCTCAAGCTGAGcttgcaggaggaggagaggaagaaggggaagggagttggtgggagtagttcggctgctgctggccccaGTGGGAGTGCCGGTGCGggtcagcaacaacaacagcagcaacagcagcagcaggaggaggtggcaGCGCCGATCCAGCCGGTTGCTTCTGGGACTACGGCGGCGACGGtgtcgagggtgagggcttTGTACGATTTCTTGCCGTCGGAGCcgggggagttggagttCAAGAAGGGGGATGTGATTGCCGTGTTGGAGAGTGTGTATAAGgattggtggaggggttcgTTGAAGGGGAAAACGGGCATTTTTCCCTTGAATTATGTGGAGAAGTTGACCGATCCCACGCCGGATGAGCTGCAGAGGGAGGCACAgatggaggcggaggtgttTGCTGAGATCAAGAATGTGGAGAAGTTGTTGACGTTGTTGAGTGCGAGCAATACTgggccgagggaggaggataacGAGGAGATATCG AAGCTCTATCACCAGACGTTGGCCATTCGGCCTAAGCTTATCAAGCTGATTGAGAAGTACTCTCAGAAGAAAG ATGACTTTACGCAGCTGAATGAAAAGTTCATCAAGGCTAGGAGGGACTATGAGGCTCTGCTTGAGTCGTCCATGTCTCACCCTCCTGGTCCCACGTATCACCAATACGCGATGCGCCCCCAGATTCCTGGAGGGTATCCTCCTGCCGGCCAGGGCTACGCTTCTGGTCCATCTGGTCCTCAAGACCCGCAGAGATTCTACACTCCTGCCCCTGCTCAACAAG AATCATCTCAATacccaccatcctcaccttctcccaaCTTCCAGCGTCCTCCTCAGACGGGAACTCCTGCGCCGGTGTATTTTGCGGGTGCGGAGATTCCATCCCAGCCAAatcaagcaccaccacaggcgcctcagcaacaggcaccaccacaacctcctcagcagcagcaagcgccacagcagcagcagggatACCCTCAACGTCCGAACGAACAGAGGGTGCCGTCTAGCGGGCAGCAGCCGGCCCCGATCCAGACTTCTGtgtcgcctcctcctcaggggCAGTACACGGCTTATCAGTCCCCGTCAACAGGGGGCCCGGGTGGTAACCCTCGTCCGCAAAGTTATGGGGGGCCGCAGGAGTTGTCCACCTCGGTTTATGACTCGCCTGTTGCGGCGCATCACAATCCGAGCGGGTCGTACGCTTCGTTTTATagcgccaacaacaacgacgatCCTTATGCGGCTGCCAGCCCAAGTGCGCCGAGTGCTCCGAGTGCTCCGG GTGCTCCCCCGCCGGCTGTTCCCGGGGGAGTGCAGACCAATCCTTAttatgctgctgctgcgaatGCGGGTGGGCAGTATGGAGGTGAGGGATATGGTGGTGCGCCGGATAGTCCGTACACGTCAAGGCCGGCGGTGCCGGTGACCACGATGTCGCCTCCGCCGTTGAAGCCGAGCGGGCCGGCGTTTGATGCTCGGCAGGGGTTACCTAGTcggattggggagggtgctgctggtgctggtggtggtgccgctgctgggggagggggaggggaggggaggtatAAGGCTTATGTTCCGCCTAGTGCGCAGGTTGCTGGAGGTGGGGATGATGCGGCGGGGAATTATTATAGGGGGGCTGGGTATTAG